Proteins found in one Verrucomicrobiia bacterium genomic segment:
- a CDS encoding Gfo/Idh/MocA family oxidoreductase, producing MNPKPNETTESHVTRREFLRTTSAALAGASVLGALSVERSAFAAEDNTLKIALIGCGGRGTAAAGQALSTDGPVKLVAMADAFEDRLSGSLKGLADRHGDKVDVPADRQFIGFDAYKQAIALADVVILATPPGFRPMQFEEAVNQGKHVFMEKPVATDAPGVRRVLAAAEAAKPKNLKIVVGLQRRYQAGYLETVKRIQDGAIGDIVAARAYWDGQTPWLHRRADLEKQAGRKLTEMEYQMRNWYYFTWICGDHILEQHIHNIDVINWVKGGYPVRAQGQGGCQVRKGLDYGEIFDHHFVEFEYADGSRLFSQCRHIPDCWNSVSEHVTGTKGTATISSHVIRPAGGAEWAYRERQKDPQQVEHDVLFDCIRNNKPINNAEYGAKSTMTAILGRMATYSGQMIEWDAAINSKVNLFPDRLAWDALPKSLPDANGLYKIPLPGQTEVL from the coding sequence ATGAATCCAAAGCCTAACGAAACGACGGAATCACACGTCACCCGCCGGGAATTTTTGCGCACCACGTCGGCCGCGCTGGCCGGCGCCTCCGTTCTGGGCGCGCTGTCGGTGGAGCGCTCCGCCTTCGCCGCGGAAGACAACACCCTCAAAATTGCCCTGATCGGCTGTGGCGGCCGGGGCACGGCGGCGGCGGGCCAGGCACTGAGCACCGACGGCCCCGTCAAACTGGTCGCCATGGCGGATGCGTTTGAAGACCGGTTGAGCGGCAGCTTGAAGGGGCTGGCTGACCGGCATGGTGACAAGGTCGATGTGCCGGCGGACCGCCAGTTCATCGGCTTCGACGCCTACAAGCAGGCCATCGCCCTGGCCGACGTGGTGATTCTGGCCACGCCCCCGGGGTTCCGGCCAATGCAGTTCGAGGAGGCGGTCAATCAAGGCAAACACGTTTTCATGGAAAAGCCGGTGGCAACGGACGCGCCCGGCGTGCGGCGGGTGCTTGCGGCGGCGGAAGCGGCGAAGCCGAAGAACCTCAAGATCGTGGTCGGCCTGCAACGCCGCTACCAGGCCGGCTACCTCGAAACCGTCAAGCGCATCCAGGATGGCGCCATCGGCGACATCGTGGCGGCGCGCGCTTATTGGGACGGTCAGACGCCGTGGCTGCACCGGCGGGCGGATTTGGAAAAGCAGGCGGGCCGCAAGCTCACCGAAATGGAATACCAGATGCGCAACTGGTATTACTTCACCTGGATCTGCGGCGACCACATTCTGGAGCAGCACATCCACAACATCGACGTCATCAACTGGGTCAAGGGCGGCTATCCGGTGCGCGCGCAGGGGCAGGGCGGCTGCCAGGTTCGCAAGGGGCTGGACTACGGCGAAATCTTCGACCACCACTTCGTGGAGTTCGAATACGCCGACGGCTCGCGGCTCTTCAGCCAGTGCCGCCACATTCCGGACTGCTGGAACAGTGTGTCCGAACACGTGACCGGCACCAAGGGCACCGCCACCATCAGCAGCCACGTCATCCGGCCGGCCGGCGGCGCCGAATGGGCCTACCGCGAACGGCAGAAAGATCCGCAACAGGTCGAGCACGACGTGCTCTTCGACTGCATCCGCAACAACAAACCCATCAACAACGCCGAGTATGGCGCCAAGAGCACGATGACCGCGATTCTCGGCCGCATGGCGACCTACTCCGGCCAGATGATCGAGTGGGACGCGGCCATCAACTCCAAGGTGAACCTGTTCCCGGACCGGCTCGCGTGGGATGCGCTGCCGAAATCACTGCCCGACGCCAACGGCCTCTACAAGATTCCGCTGCCGGGACAAACGGAAGTGCTTTGA
- the queD gene encoding 6-carboxytetrahydropterin synthase QueD: MKMELRKSFQFEAAHLLPGLPKTHKCRRLHGHSFQVEIVVAGECDPQLGWVMDYADISAAFKPIWARLDHYYLNEIPGLENPTSENVAAWIWRRLRPKLPLLTEIVVAETCTARCVYRGE, translated from the coding sequence ATGAAGATGGAATTGCGCAAGTCGTTTCAATTCGAGGCCGCCCACTTGTTGCCCGGCCTGCCGAAGACGCACAAGTGCCGCCGCCTGCACGGCCACAGTTTCCAGGTGGAAATTGTTGTCGCCGGCGAATGCGACCCCCAGCTCGGCTGGGTGATGGATTACGCGGATATTTCCGCCGCGTTTAAACCGATTTGGGCCCGGCTCGACCACTACTATTTGAACGAGATTCCCGGTCTCGAAAATCCCACCAGCGAAAACGTCGCCGCCTGGATCTGGCGCCGGCTCCGACCCAAGCTGCCGTTGCTGACGGAAATCGTCGTGGCCGAGACCTGCACGGCGCGCTGCGTGTATCGCGGGGAGTGA
- a CDS encoding acyl-CoA reductase, producing MNLPNYFLADLPPEAALTPGMITEACQTLKKNRAQYLAHRNTASVINALSALAADWLKPENQFRRLALEAGPAELGFSRETLARGLDAFFGELTTEKLNALVVTELGHGSRLDAFCATDHEMRHGRAAWAAGPELLVHVTAGNLPSPALMSMVLGLLVRSAQFVKCASGTALLPRLFAHSLRETEPKLAACLELAIWRGGNLPLEERLFAEASCVTATGTDETLALIRQRLPAGRRFLGYGHRVSFAFVAASVLTGLHLGRVVGRAAADVTAWNQLGCLSPHVIYVEQGGEVDGERFAELLAAELAGRETTEPRGATSAESAAAIASRRGIYEIRAANSAATRQWASPDSTAWTVVYEADPRFQLSCLNRFVYVKPVANLGEALHAADAVREQVSTIGVAVPEHTMTDVATTLARWGATRVCPVGRMQEPSLAWHHDGRPALADLVTWTDLEL from the coding sequence GTGAATCTGCCCAATTACTTCCTTGCCGACCTGCCGCCGGAAGCCGCGCTGACGCCGGGGATGATCACCGAGGCGTGCCAGACGTTGAAAAAGAATCGCGCGCAATACCTCGCGCACCGCAACACGGCGAGCGTGATCAATGCCCTGAGCGCCCTGGCTGCGGACTGGCTGAAGCCGGAAAACCAGTTTCGTCGTCTCGCGCTGGAAGCCGGCCCGGCCGAACTGGGCTTTTCCCGTGAAACATTGGCGCGCGGCCTGGACGCGTTCTTTGGCGAACTAACCACGGAAAAGCTGAATGCGCTCGTGGTGACCGAACTGGGACACGGCTCGCGGCTGGACGCGTTTTGTGCGACCGACCACGAAATGCGCCATGGGCGGGCCGCTTGGGCGGCGGGGCCGGAATTGCTGGTGCACGTGACGGCGGGAAATTTGCCGAGCCCGGCGCTCATGAGCATGGTTTTGGGCCTGCTGGTGCGCTCGGCGCAATTTGTCAAATGCGCCTCGGGCACGGCGTTGCTGCCGCGGCTCTTCGCTCATTCGCTGCGTGAGACGGAGCCCAAACTGGCCGCCTGTCTTGAACTGGCCATATGGCGGGGCGGCAATCTGCCGCTGGAGGAGCGGTTGTTTGCGGAGGCCAGTTGCGTCACGGCCACCGGCACCGATGAAACGCTTGCCCTGATCCGCCAGCGCCTGCCGGCCGGGCGGCGCTTTCTCGGTTATGGCCATCGGGTCAGCTTTGCGTTCGTTGCGGCATCCGTGTTGACCGGCCTGCACCTGGGCCGCGTGGTCGGCCGGGCCGCGGCGGATGTGACCGCGTGGAATCAACTGGGCTGCCTGTCGCCGCACGTCATTTACGTCGAGCAAGGCGGCGAAGTGGACGGCGAACGCTTTGCGGAGCTCCTGGCGGCGGAACTGGCCGGGCGCGAAACGACCGAGCCGCGCGGAGCGACGTCCGCCGAATCCGCGGCCGCCATCGCGTCGCGGCGGGGCATTTATGAAATTCGCGCGGCCAATTCGGCGGCGACGCGCCAGTGGGCCAGCCCCGATTCCACGGCGTGGACAGTGGTGTATGAGGCCGATCCGCGCTTCCAATTGTCCTGCCTCAACCGCTTCGTTTACGTGAAGCCGGTGGCCAATCTCGGCGAGGCTCTGCACGCGGCGGACGCGGTGCGTGAGCAGGTTTCCACGATCGGCGTGGCCGTGCCGGAACACACCATGACCGATGTGGCCACCACCTTGGCACGGTGGGGCGCGACGCGCGTCTGTCCCGTGGGCCGGATGCAGGAGCCGTCCCTGGCCTGGCATCACGACGGCCGGCCCGCGTTGGCGGATTTGGTGACTTGGACGGATTTGGAGCTGTGA